Proteins from a genomic interval of Capsicum annuum cultivar UCD-10X-F1 chromosome 4, UCD10Xv1.1, whole genome shotgun sequence:
- the LOC124897807 gene encoding uncharacterized protein LOC124897807: MNGQDGYHMNLLAQNYGFAMLSHPHFAYTATPSIHQSLDASPNEHEYQSYDEGLSSQGHIESGHRQYEIREDEDNFDLCNDAHAQICDESSEEDEPSEDDGESETLESESDEDTNDSEDLPQNDIGVNLHNQFGQSVSEMQNHDIPYFTTLENEKDIFISTRESEMNCCSVWFDDGKKDLKKGMCFSSKDRLKRAVTIWSLRKNKEFIVVTSRKKLWIVIYRFHESLGCRWFLRGRKVGGSLWKIGKYFDNHRCETEGLTTGHANLDTNLIASLFLNQIRKNSKLLVVDVISKVHEIFGHQVTYRKAWLGRQRAFKLVYGDFQKSFSELPKFFVAFQHFNHGTIVEWKHEESMSSLEVKTFKFVFWAFKPCIDGFRTCRPVISVDGTHLYGKYEIKLLIAVGIDGNDNILPLAFAIVDRESKEAWKWFFRKLSAHVIKDREDVCIISDRAKGILASLSELWQFQEPRAFHRFCVRHLKSNVQSYFPNRNLSDLMWNAASAHQVRKFEDLMWEIRKENEEAYEYLMQFSLDKLTISHDDGKRWGVLTTNLSESFNGLLKKARGLPVTSMVRLSLEQIVERYTRRSQTAHQLVEQKEFWTNRFKVKWAKNYESSKRHFVFDWNISTGTYEVRSIQVDGTGGNPHCVSLNDKKCDCGKWANLHFPCSHVMKVTERMGGLARNFVSEHFTTENYVATYFGTFSPVGHEAYWPSPSFIMRSNEFYRRPNRQRTTRVPNEMDRGPAVYGRACGLCRQTGYDRRRCPTRNQTLVGTLKISNRFKSNEFCFVDYF, translated from the exons ATGAATGGTCAGGATGGTTATCATATGAATTTATTAGCTCAAAATTATGGATTTGCCATGCTCAGTCATCCTCATTTTGCATATACTGCAACCCCTAGTATCCATCAATCACTTGATGCAAGCCCTAACGAACATGAGTATCAATCATATGATGAAGGATTAAGCAGTCAAGGACACATTGAAAGTGGCCACAGACAATATGAGATCAG AGAAGATGAGGATAACTTTGATTTGTGTAATGATGCACATGCTCAAATTTGTGATGAAAGTTCGGAGGAAGATGAACCTTCAGAAgatgatggagaaagtgaaaccTTAGAAAGTGAATCTGATGAAGATACCAATGATAGTGAAGATTTACCTCAAAATGATATTGGTGTAAATCTTCATAATCAATTTGGTCAAAGTGTGTCTGAAATGCAAAATCATGATATACCCTACTTTACAACATTAGAgaatgaaaaagatatttttatctcTACTCGTGAATCTGAGATGAATTGTTGTTCTGTTTGGTTTGACGATGgcaaaaaagatttaaaaaaaggaATGTGTTTTAGCAGCAAAGATAGATTGAAACGGGCTGTGACAATTTGGAGTTTGCGCAAAAATAAAGAATTCATAGTTGTAACATCAAGAAAGAAACTATGGATTGTCATATACAGGTTTCACGAATCATTAGGTTGTCGATGGTTTCTTCGAGGCCGAAAGGTTGGAGGTAGCCTTTGGAAGATAGGAAAGTATTTTGATAATCATAGATGTGAGACTGAAGGGCTTACTACAGGTCACGCTAACCTAGATACCAATTTAATTGCATCTTTGTTTCTAAATCAAATAcgtaaaaattcaaaattgttgGTAGTAGATGTCATTTCTAAGGTTCATGAGATATTTGGTCATCAAGTAACATATAGGAAAGCGTGGCTTGGACGTCAACGAGCATTTAAATTGGTGTATGGTGATTTTCAGAAATCATTTAGTGAGCTTCCTAAGTTTTTTGTAGCTTTTCAACACTTTAACCATGGAACAATTGTAGAATGGAAACACGAAGAGTCAATGAGTTCGTTAGAGGTAAAAACgtttaaatttgtattttggGCTTTCAAGCCATGCATTGATGGATTCCGAACTTGTCGTCcagttatttcagtagatggaacCCATTTGTATggtaaatatgagataaaattattaattgcTGTTGGAATTGATGGAAATGATAACATTCTTCCTCTAGCATTTGCTATTGTTGACAGGGAATCGAAAGAGGCATGGAAATggttttttagaaaactaagcgCACATGTAATAAAGGATAGAGAAGATGTATGTATTATCTCTGATAGGGCAAAAGGAATCTTAGCTAGTTTATCGGAGTTGTGGCAATTCCAGGAGCCTCGGGCCTTTCATCGATTTTGCGTAAGACATCTTAAGAGTAACGTTCAATCTTATTTTCCAAATAGGAATCTCAGTGATCTAATGTGGAATGCTGCATCGGCTCATCAAGTAAGGAAGTTCGAAGATTTGATGTGGGAAATCaggaaagaaaatgaagaagcaTATGAATATCTCATGCAATTTTCATTGGACAAATTGACGATTAGCCATGATGATGGAAAAAGATGGGGAGTGTTGACAACAAAtctttcagagtctttcaatGGTCTTCTAAAGAAAGCTCGAGGATTGCCTGTCACTTCCATGGTGAGACTTTCATTGGAGCAAATAGTTGAACGGTATACGCGTAGATCTCAAACAGCGCACCAACTTGTAGAGCAAAAGGAATTCTGGACAAACAGGTTCAAAGTAAAGTGGGCAAAGAACTACGAAAGTTCAAAAAGACACTTTGTTTTTGATTGGAATATATCCACTGGGACATATGAGGTTAGATCTATTCAAGTTGATGGTACTGGTGGTAATCCTCATTGTGTTTCACTAAATGATAAAAAATGTGATTGTGGAAAATGGGCTAATTTGCACTTTCCGTGTTCACATGTCATGAAGGTTACTGAAAGAATGGGAGGGCTAGCTAGAAATTTTGTTAGCGAGCATTTCACAACAGAGAATTATGTTGCTACATATTTCGGGACATTCTCACCGGTTGGGCACGAGGCATATTGGCCATCTCCAAGTTTTATAATGAGAAGTAATGAATTCTATCGTCGTCCTAATCGACAAAGGACAACTAGAGTACCTAATGAGATGGATCGTGGTCCTGCAGTATATGGGCGAGCTTGCGGGTTGTGTAGACAGACTGGATACGATAGGCGCCGATGCCCAACTCGTAATCAAACTTTAGTGGGTACTCTTAAAATTTCTAACCGTTTTAAGTCTAATGAATTCTGTTTTGTGGATTATTTCTAA